ATCCGCACCGTGCAGGGCAAGGGCTCGTTCCCCACGGTGCTGCGCCAGGCCGGCGCCGACGATGCCGACATGCTGGTGGCGGTAACCAACAGCGACGAAGTCAACATGATCGCCTGTCAGGTGGCCTACACCCTGTTCCACACGCCGACCAAGATCGCCCGCGTACGCGAGGCGGCCTATCTGACCCGCGAGGCGCTGTTCGACAACGAAGCGATTCCGGTCGACGTGCTGATCAGCCCCGAGCAGGTGGTGACCAACTACATCAGACGCCTGATCGAATACCCCGGCGCCCTGCAGGTGATCGACTTCGCCGAAGGCAAGGCCCAGCTGGTGGCGGTCAAGGCCTACTACGGCGGCCCGCTGGTCGGCCAGCAGCTGCGCCAGTTGCGCCAGCACATGCCCAACGTCGACACCCGCGTGGCCGCCATTTTCCGCCGCAACCGGCCGATCATGCCCAAGGGCGACACCATCATCGAGGCCGATGACGAGGTGTTCTTCATCGCGGCCAAGGCACATATCCGCGCGGTGATGAGCGAGATGCGCCGCCTGGAAGACAGCTACAAGCGCGTGGTCATCGCCGGCGGCGGCAATATTGGCGAACGTCTGGCCGAGGCCATCGAAAGCCGCTACCAGGTGAAGATCATCGAGATGAACCCGGCGCGCTGCCGCTACCTGTCGGAAAGCCTCGACAGCACCATCGTCCTGCAGGGCAGCGCCTCGGATCGCGACCTGCTGGTGGAAGAGAACATCAACGACGCCGACATCTTCCTCGCCCTGACCAACGACGACGAAGCCAACATCATGTCGTCGCTGCTGGCCAAACGCCTCGGCGCGCGCAAGGTGATGACCATCATCAACAACCCGGCCTACGTCGACCTGGTGCAGGGCGGCGAGATCGACATCGCCATCAGCCCGCAGTTGGCGACCATCGGCACCCTGCTGACCCACGTCCGTCGTGGCGATATCGAAAGCGTGCACAGCCTGCGCCGTGGCGCGGCGGAAGCGCTGGAAGTGATCGCCCATGGCGATGCCAAATCGAGCAAGGTGATCGGCCGCGCCATCGAGGACATCGCCCTGCCGCCGAGCACCACCATCGGCGCCATCATCCGTCACGAGGAAGTGCTGATCGCCCATGACAGCACGGTGATCGAGTCCGGCGACCATGTGATCCTGTTCGTGGTCGACAAGAAATACATTCGCGATGTCGAGCGCCTGTTCCAGGCCGGTCTGACCTTCTTCTGAGTCCCGGATTACATCCGGCTACCAGCGCGTAGCCCGGATGAAATCCGGGGAGGCCCACCATGACGATGCAGGAGCCGAAATGAGTACAGATGCGCTGAAAAAGATGCTGGCCAAGGGCATGGACAACGCCCTGCTGCGCTTCGGCCTGGGCAAGGCCCACCTGGATGGTGGTAACGCCGCCCAGGCTGCCGAGCACCTGCAACGTTGCGTCGAATTCGACCCCGGCTATTCCGCTGCCTGGAAACTGCTGGGCAAGGCGCTGCAGGCCAAGGGCGACGCCGAAGGTGCACGCCAGGCCTGGCAACAAGGCCTCAAAGCCGCCCAGGCCAAAGGCGACAAGCAGGCCGAGAAGGAAATGAGCGTGTTTCTGCGCAAGCTGGACAAGCCGGCGAGCAATCGCGGCTAAAGCCCCTCCCACAAGCTCTCTAATACCCCGTGGGAGGCGCTTCAGCGGCGAGTATTTTACGGCCGACTCAGCCGCGTAGCCCGGATGCAATCCGGGGCGGTTCCGGCAGTATGTCCCCGGATTGCATCCGGGCTACGCAGTTGCGATGCGACTCAGGCGGTCGCGGTACGCTGCGGCAGAGCCCGCACGATGGCGCTGAGCAGCATGCCGTATAGCGGCACGAAGAGGATCAGGCTGATGGCCAGTTTGATCACGTAGTCCACTGTGGCGATCTCCACCCAGTTGGCGGCCATGAACGGATCGTCGCTGCGCCAGAAGGCCACCGAGAAGAACAGGTAGGTATCGAGCAGGTTGCCGAGGATGGTCGAGGCGGTCGGCGCAATCCACCACTGGCGCATCTGCCGCAGGCGGTCGAACACCTGAATGTCCAGCAACTGACCGAAGGCATAAGCGAGGAAGCTGGCCACGGCGATGCGGAAGACGAACAGGTTGAACTCGCCCAGCGCCGCCAGGCCGCCAAAGGCGCCTTCATGGAACAGTACCGATACCACGTAGGAAGCGACCAAAGCCGGCAGCATGACGCGGGCAATCACCACCCGCGCCGCATGCTTGCCGATCAGGCGCACGGTCAGGTCGGTGGCCAGGAAGATGAACGGGAAGCTGAACGCGCCCCAGGTGGTATGCCAGCCGAACAGGGTGATCGGCAGCTGCACCAGGTAGTTGCTGGCGATGATGATGAGGATGTGGAAGGCGATCAGGCCGGCCAGCACGAGTCGGCTGACCGACGCGGGAATCAGGGTCATGTCTGTGTCCTTTTTCGTAGAGTGGGGTTAGGGAACCCACTGCCGCCGCCGACATGGCCGCGAGCGGCGCGCATTCTAGCGCCATCCTGACTTGCGGGATAGGTTTTCCGGCGCCAGACCCAAGCGGCCGGATGAAAGGTCACGCCTTCACCGCATGCTGATTGGATCAGCCCACTCGCACCTGCCGGGGTAAGGAGCAAGCACCCGCTCGCAAACGCGCAATCGCAGAGTCAAGCCTGCGCCACGACCCGCTTGGCCAGCTGGAAATGGCGCTGCCAATACGCGTTGTTCAGGCGGTCGATGCGCACCTTGGTACCGCGACGTGGCGCATGGACGAAACGACCGTCGCCGATGTAGATGGCCACATGATCCACCGAGCGGCTGCGAATGCGGAAAAACAGCAAGTCACCCGGCTGCAGGTCACTACGCTTCACCGAGGGCGCATCCAGACGTGACAGCTCGCGCGAGGTGCGCGGCAGTTCAAGATCTGCCTGGGTCTTGAAGGCGTACTGCACCAAACCGCTGCAATCGAAACCATGGTGCGGGCTGGTGCCGCCCCAACGATAGGGTGTACCCAGTGCACCGAGGGCACGGTCGATCACTTCACGGGCAGGTTCTGGCTCGGCCGCCTGGGCGCTGGCGGGGACGGTGTACATGCGAAAAGAGGCAGAGGCTTGGCTGCAGATGCCCAGTAAAAGAACGCCTCCCAGACAGAATGACATGAAGAACTTATTCAAACGCGGTGACCCTGGTGACAGCCTTGGTGCAGAAGTCCTTCCCAATCAAGGCATTGCATCGGAAACGAGCCTCCTGCCCGTCCCGGTGACGGACTGCCAGAAAAAGCCTTGAGTTCATTTTCATGCAGCACGGGTCGACGAACGGTTTTTCGCTGATCAGCGCGGATAGCCGCCAGATAGCCTCTGTTTACTCTCACAACACTGCTCGGATAGCTGCCAGGTCAACCTTGCGCAGGAGCCGCCCACAGACAATCGCAGCCTCGCCATTGAACTGACTACCACGGCCTCTGCGCCGCGTTTAGTAGGTATGCGCCCGCGAGACTAACGCGGCTGCCGCGCCTTGATCGCCGCCAGCATCTTCTGCGCCAGGGCGGCGTAGTCACCGTCGAAGTGGTGGCCGCCCTCGATCATCAGCTGCTCCCCCGGGGCACCGGCTTCGGTACAGCCGCTTTCAGCCGCTTCCTCGCTGCCGTAGATGCAATACACCTTGGCTGCCGGCACCCCGCGCAGTTCGGGGCCGGTCGGCGCCTCCGCACCATCCTTGCCAAGCCAGCCGCTGACGGCGATCTCGAAACTGCCGCTGCGGGCAAAGGCCAGCAGCAGCATGGCATCGACCTGCTGCTGATCACTGGCCGGCAGGCGGTTGTAGATCGCCGGCAGCACGTCGGCGCCAAAGGAGTAGCCGGCCAGCACGAAGCGCTTGATATGCCACTTGTCGCGGTATTGCTGCATCAGCCGCGACAGGTCGGCGGCGCTTTGCTCCGGGCTCTTGTGCTGCCAGTAGTAGCGCAGGGTGTCGATGCCCACCACCGGATAACCGGCAGCGGCCATGTGTTCGGCCGAGGCGCGGTCGAGATCGCGCCAGCCACCATCACCGGAATAGAACAGGGTCAGGGTATCGGCCGTTTGCGCCGAGGGGTGCTCGATCACCGGCATCGCCGCGCCCTGTCCGGCGAGCAAATGCTGCAACTGCTCGGCCAGCAGCGTTGGCAGCGGCGTTGGCAGCGGCGTGCCCAGCGCGCCGATGCGTGGCTCGCCGTTAGCCTGTTCACGCAGGAAGCGGGCGTTGTCGTCACCAGGGTTGTCGTTCCACAGGGCGATCCAGTGACCGTGCTCGGCCTTGTTCGGCAAGGGCTCGGCGCAATCGGGCTTGGCCAGATCGAATCCGACCGACAACGCCTGAGCCTCATCGCTCTGCTGCGCCGCCAGCCAGCGCCAGGCCGAGGCCGCCGCCGGGCCGATACCGGCGACCAGGGTCGGTGCACCGCCCAGTTGTTCGCTGGCCTGACGGATCAGTTGCTGTTGCGCCTGGCAGTCGCCAGACGGGAAGGGCAGTTGCAACAAACGCAGATCACCGGCTTCGGCAAGACGGCGCAGCGTGGCTTCATCCAGCGCCTGATCAGCCGGTGCAATCAGCAGCACGCGCTGGCGCGCCTCGCCCTGGCTGAGCAACTGCACCGGTTGCCCCTGGATTTGCAGCGTCTGCAAATGCACGGCCGTCTGCATCGACCACCACCAGATCAACGCTGCGGCGCCCAATGCTGCAACCAGCAACACCAGACCCAGCCTCCTTGTCGTCCTGCTCATCTCAACGCCTCACCAGTCCACCCAGGCCGCCGGCGATCAGCGCGGCGGTGTCGGCCAATGCCACCCAGGGGTCGAGCCCGGCCGGCACGGCCAGGTAGCGCGGCTCCCACTGCGGCAGGAACTTGTCCTTGAAGCGTCGCAGCCCCTGGAAGTTGTAGAAATTCTCGCCACGGTCGAACACCAGTGCACCGAGGCGCAGCGGCAGCGGCGCGCCCTTGCGCGTCTGCAAGCCGGCCAGCGGCACCATGCCGAGGCTGAAGCGCGCATAGCCCTCGCTCTGGAATTGCTGGATAAGCCCCAGCATGAGGAACTCCATGGTCGACTTCGGCGCATCCGGCAGTACGCGCATCAGATCGAGGCTGGCCACCGCGCGCGTCTCGCATTCCAACAAGTTGGCGAAGGCCACCGCACGCCCCTCGAAACGCACCACCACGACGCGGAAGTGCGCCAGGTACTCAGGGCTGAAACGGCCCAGGGAAAAACCCTTCTCGCGTACATTCTTGCCCTGCAGCCAGGCATCGGAAATGGCCTGTAGTTCCGCCATCGGCACCTGGCCGGGGGCGTGGAACTCCAGGCTCAGGCCGTCGCGCTGGCCACGGTTCCAGGTGTAACGCAAGGCCTTCATCTCCTTGCCATTGCTGGCCAGGTCGAAGGTTTTCAGATCCACCAGCGCTTCTTCGCCGAGCTTCAGCGCGGTCAGGCCGATGTCGATATAGCCGGGCAGATTCTCCGCGCGCACCTGGTAGAAAACCGGCCGCGCATGGTGGCGGTCGCACAGGTCGCGGAACTGCCAGATCAGCTCGGCACGTGCGGCGGGCGGGCCGATGGGGTCGAACAGCGCCACCAGGCTGCGCCCTCGCCGCGCATACATGAGAAAGGCTTCGCCATCAGGATGGAACAGCAGGGCTTTGTCGCCACTCAGCGCCAGGCCACCTTCGGGTTGCCGTGAGGCCTGGACGATGGCCCGCGCGCGCAGCAACGCATCCTCGTCCGGCAGGCTGATACTTGGCGGCGTGGCACGCAGCAGCCAGGTCAGGCTGACTGCCAGCAGCACCAGGGCACTACCCAGCGCTGCACGCAGGCCTCGCGGGGCATTGGCATCCAGTTCGAACTGCCACCACAGCTGATGGCTATAGGCGACATCCTGATAGGCAAACAGCAACAGCCACACCGACGTCGCGATCACCCCGACCGTCGCCGCCAGCGCCAGACCCGAGGCAGGCACATCCATCAGCCGGCTACGCCGGTAAAATTCGCGGCGAAACAGCGCCAGCAATCCGGCGACAATCGCCAGCGCCAGTGACTCCAGCCAGTCGAAGCCCTTGAGCAACGACAGCACCACGCCCAGGCACAGCAGCACCAGGGTCAGCGCCCAGGCCGCCGACAGGCGCCGGCGCAGCCCTTGCGCCAGCAACAGGCAGAGCGTACCGACCAGGCTGGCCGCCAGGTGCGAGGCGGCGATCAATTGCGGCGGCATGAGAAAGCCCAGCGCTTCCAGATGCTCGTCCACGGTCGGCGTTACCCCGGAGAACAGCAGCACCGTGCCGGCGCAGAACACCAGCAGCGCCAGCACAGGCACCGCCATGCCACTGGCCATGCGCGCCACCTGGCGCGGGAACCACAGGCGACGCGCTTCGCTGGCCAACAGCAGGAGCCCAGCCGCCACCAACGGCAGAATCACATAGAGCAGGCGATAGAGCAGCATCGCCGCAACCAGACCGGCCGGGTCGATACGCGAGGAAAAGGCCGCCAGCAGCACCGCCTCGAACACCCCGACACCGCCCGGCACATGGCTCAGCACACCAGCGGCCAGGGCCAGCATGTAGACCAGCACGAAGCTGGAGAAAGGCGGCGCCTCGGGCAGCAGCAGGTACAGCACGCTGGCGGCGATCAGCACGTCCAGGCTGCTGATCAGCAGTTGCGTCAGGCTCATGCGCAGGCCAGGCAGACGCAGGCTGAAGCGCCCCAGATCGACCTGCCAGCAACCGGGAGCAGGACGCTCGGCCAGGCGTTTGCGGCTGACCAGCAGTCCCACGACCAGCGCCGCAAGCAATATCACAACGGCCAGTACCGCCAGCACGGGCTCAGGCAGACGCAGTGCAGCTGACGCATCGCGCAAATCGAACAAAGCGGCCAGTGCCGCAAGAATCGGCAGGCTGACGCCCAGCGACAGGCTGGCGAACAGACTCATGCGCGCCACATCGCCCGCACCGAGGCCATTGCGCCCGTACAGACGGTAGCGCACCGAACCGCCGGACAGCGCCGACAGGCCCACGGCATTGCCGATGGCGAAGGCGCAGAAGCCGCCCAGCGCCAGGGTCGGCGGCGGCAGATCGACGTTGGCATAGCGGCTGGCCGACCACTCGTAGGCGAGCATCACCGCAAAACCCAGCACAGTGGCCAGCAGGGCGCCGAGCAATGCCTGCGGCGGCACGGCTGCGAGCGACTCGCGCACCTGATCCGGGTTGATCTCGCGCACCAGATGCCAACAGGCGACCAGCGCCAGGCCGAACAACAGCAGCGACAGAGCAAGGCCGATCAGGTGGCGGTTGCGTTGCAGCCAGCCAGGTTGAGAGGAAGTAAGCAGATCAGGCGCATCAGCGCCCTGGACGGGAAGTTCGGGTACCGCTCGACTCATGTCGAAAACGCCTCTGATGGACGCCACCTCGGAGCGAGGCCTTGATCAGAGTGTAGATGTAACAAAATGTTCCATTTATCCGAAACATTTATTGGAAGTTAAACCGATGCGAATCGCTCAGGCCTCGCCGAGAAACCGCAGACCAGCGCCTTCGGGATCCACGCGCATCACTTCCATCTTCAATACCGGCGCGGGGAAGGGCAGATCCTGCACCTGGCCAATCACTTCGGTGCCAACCGCCAGGCCAGCCATGTCCGGGTGCTTCACGTAGACACCACTGTCGGACAGGTCACGGGTCTGCGCCAGCAGCTCACCAAAACTGGGGTGGCTGATCTTGATCCGGCACTTCATCGGGGTACGCACCTGCTGGCGCTGGTTGGGCATGACGGCTCCATGATTGGGCGAGCAATGTCGCCTTTAATAGCCTATTCGCGCGTTGGCGCCCAGCAGGCGGCAGAAAAAAGGCGCCATCGAGGCGCCTTACTTACATCTTGCTCAGTGACGGGTACGTCAGTACCACTTGGCCTCACCGTCCGGGCGCTTCTTGAAGCGCTTCATGCTCCACATGTACTGGCTCGGGTAGCTGCGCACGTAGCGCGACACCACTTCGCTCATCGCCGCCACGCCTTCTTCGACGTTCTCGCTGTACATGCCTTCGGGAGCGGCCTCGAGGATCACCTTGTAGCCGCTGCCATCCGGCAGGCGCAGCGCATGCAGGAACACGCCGACCGCCTTGCCGCCGGTGAGCATGCCGGGGACGAACTTGCTGGTCAGCGCGGTGGTGCCGAGAAAGGGCACGAAAACACCCGACGAACGGCTCGGCTCCGGATCGGCCGGAATGCCCACGGCGCCGCCACGGCGTACTTCCTTGATGACGCTGAGGATGCCTTCCTTGGTCGACGGCGCGACACGGTTACCCATCTGCACGCGCTGCTGCTGCAGCAGTTCGTCGACCGCCTTGAGCTTCGGTGGGCGGTAGAAAATGATCGGTTTGCACTGGTTGCAGTAGAAGTGGTTGAGCACTTCCCAGTTACCCAGGTGGCTGGTGATGCCGACCACGCCCTTGCCGGACGCCAGCGCCTGTTGCAGCACTTCCAGGCCTTCCACTTCGCGCACCAGCTTCAGCGACTTCTGCGCCGGCCAGATCCAGGCGCAGGCACTTTCGGTCAGGGTCTTGCCGATGTCCTTGAGGCTCTGCCCGACCAGACGCTCACGCTCGGCCTCGCTCAGTTCAGGGAAGCACTTGCTAAGGTTGATGCGCACCACGTCGCGCGAGCTGTTCGGTAGCTTCCACATCAGCCAACCGATGGCATTGCCCACGGCCTGCACCGCACGCCAGGGCAGCAGTGCGAAGAGGCGCAGGAAACCCACCACCAGAGCGCCCTTGAGTTTTTCCACGACAGACTCCACCGCTCAGAAAAGCGCCAAGTGTAACGGCGTGAGCCCATGCAGTCAGTACAGGCTGGTGCGCTGCCGCTGTTGCAGGTCGCGCTCATAGGCCGCGACATCGAAGGTTTCATCGATGCAGCGGAAGATATCACCGGCGCTGGGCAGACTACCGCGCTCGACCTGGCGCGCGGCATCCCATAGCCCCGAACGCAGCGCCGCCTTGGCACACTGGAAATAGCAACTCTGCACCTGAATGCGCAGCACGCTGCGCGGCAGCTTGCCCTGAACGCGGCCCAGCTCGAGCAACTCGGGATCGAGCGAGATTTCCGCGCGGCCATTGACCCGCAGACTCTCACCAACGCCGGGAATCAGGAACAGCAGCGCCACCTGCGGATTGAGGACGATATTGCGCAGGCTGTCGATGCGGTTGTTGCCGGGACGATCCGGCAGCAGCAGGGTCTGCTCGTCGAGAATCTGCACGAAGCCCGGCGTATCACCGCGCGGCGAACAATCCAGGCCATCCGCACCGGCGCTGGCCAACACCACGAAGGGCGAGGCCTGGATCAGCGCACGATAAGGTTCGATCAGGTGCGGCAGCTCCTTGCGCCGCGAGCGCTCGTGGCTTTCGCCGTAGAGTGCCTGCAGTTCGTCCAGGGTGGTGATGGTGGTCATGAGCCCTTCAGTTGCGCGTAGCGGTCGCAGTCTGTGGTGTGGTCCATCACCATACCCGTGGCCTGCATGAAGGCATAGCAGATGGTCGGGCCGACGAAGGTGAAGCCGGCCTTTTTCAACGCCTTGCTCATCGCCTCGGCCTCGGGCGTCAGCGCCGGCACCTGGCTGCGTTCGCTGAAATGGTTGATCTTCGGCGTGCCGCCAACGAACGACCAGAGCAGCGTCACCGGGTCGTCCAGTTTCAGCCAGGCCTGGGCGTTCTGCCGCACGGCCTTGAGCTTGAGGCGGTTACGGATAATGCCTGGATCCTGCATCAGCGCCTCGATTTCGTCGTCAGTGAGACGCGCCAGACGCTCGGCATCGAATCCATGCAGCACCTGCCGATAGCGCTCGCGCTTCTTCAGCACGGTGATCCACGACAGGCCGGCCTGCGCGCCCTCGAGCAGCAGCATCTCGAACAGATGCCGGGGATCGCGCTGCGGCACCCCCCATTCCTCGTCGTGATAGGCCTGGTACAGCGGATCGTCGGTACACCAGAAGCAGCGGGGCATGGTCGTGAACCTCGGTCAGGGTCGAAACGGCGACTATAGCGGCACAATAACTGGATATAAATACAGCCATCGAGAAGCCGAATGATGCCGATGTGCCGTACCCTGCGGCCTGCGCCGAGTTTCGATATACTCACCTGCTTTCCCTCGCAAGCCTCCACAGGTGATTTTTTCGTGAGCCAGACCAAGCCTGCCGTGCGCACCTTCCAGGACCTGATCCTGGCCCTGCAGAACTACTGGGCCGAGCAGGGCTGCGTGGTGCTGCAACCCTACGACATGGAAGTGGGCGCCGGCACCTTCCACACCGCCACCTTCCTGCGCGCCGTCGGCCCGGAGACCTGGAACGCCGCCTACGTGCAGCCGTCCCGCCGCCCGACCGACGGCCGCTACGGCGAAAACCCCAACCGCCTGCAGCACTACTACCAGTTCCAGGTGGTCTTGAAGCCCAACCCGGAGAACTTCCAGGAGCTGTACCTGGGTTCGCTCAAGGCCATCGGCCTCGACCCGGAAGTGCATGACATCCGCTTCGTCGAAGACAACTGGGAGTCGCCGACCCTCGGCGCCTGGGGTCTGGGCTGGGAAATCTGGCTCAACGGCATGGAAGTCACCCAGTTCACCTACTTCCAGCAGGTCGGTGGCATCGAGTGCTACCCGGTGACCGGCGAGATCACCTACGGCCTGGAGCGCCTGGCCATGTACCTGCAGGGCGTCGACTCGGTCTACGACCTGATCTGGACCGACGGCCCGTTCGGCACCGTGACCTACGGCGACGTGTTCCACCAGAACGAAGTGGAACAGTCCACCTACAACTTCGAGCACGCCAACGTCGAGAAGCTGTTCGAGCTGTTCGATTTCTACGAGAGCGAAGCCAATCGCCTGATCGAGCTGGAACTGCCGCTGCCGACCTACGAAATGGTGCTCAAGGCCTCGCACACCTTCAACCTGCTGGATGCCCGCCGCGCCATCTCGGTGACCGCACGTCAGCAGTACATCCTGCGCGTGCGCACCCTGGCCCGCGCCGTGGCGCAGAGCTACCTGCAGGCCCGCGCCCGACTCGGCTTCCCCATGGCCACCCCCGAACTGCGTGACGAAGTACTGGCCAAGCTGGAGGCGCAAGCATGAGTGCACAAGATTTTCTGGTCGAACTGGGCACCGAAGAGCTGCCACCGAAAGCGCTGAAAAGCCTCGGTGATGCTTTCCTCGCCGGTATCGAGAAAGGCCTCAAGGCCGCCGGCCTGAGCTACACCGCCAGCCGTGTATACGCCGCGCCACGGCGCCTGGCCGTACTGGTCGAGCAGCTCGAAGAGCAGCAGGCCGACCGCAGCATGAACCTCGACGGCCCGCCCATCCAGGCCGCATTCGACGCTGACGGCAACCCGACCCAGGCCGCCCTGGGTTTTGCCCGCAAGTGCGGCGTGGATATCGCCGAGATCGACCGCAGCGGCGCGAAGCTGCGCTTCGCCCAGCACATCCCTGGTCAGCCGGCGGTGAACCTGCTGCCGACCATCGTGCAGGATTCGCTGAACGACCTGCCGATTCCCAAGCGCATGCGTTGGGCTGCCCGTCGTGACGAGTTCGTGCGCCCGACCCAGTGGCTGGTGATGCTGTTCGGCGACGCCGTGGTCGATTGCGAAATCCTCGCGCAGAAGGCCGGTCGCGTGTCTCGTGGTCACCGCTTCCACGCCAACCGTGAGGTGCGCATCAGCAGCCCGGCCAACTACGCCGAAGACCTGCGCAGCGCCTACGTGCTGGCCGACTTCGCCGAGCGTCGTGAGCTCATCAGCCGCCGCGTCGACGAACTGGCCGCCGCTGAGCAGGGCAGCGCCATCGTGCCGCCGGCGCTGCTGGACGAAGTCACCGCCCTGGTCGAATGGCCGGTGCCGCTGGTTTGCTCGTTCGAGGAGCGCTTCCTGGAAGTGCCGCAGGAAGCGCTGATCAGCACCATGCAGGACAACCAGAAG
This region of Pseudomonas wenzhouensis genomic DNA includes:
- the trkA gene encoding Trk system potassium transporter TrkA, coding for MKIIILGAGQVGGTLAEHLASEANDITVVDTDGDRLRDLGDRLDIRTVQGKGSFPTVLRQAGADDADMLVAVTNSDEVNMIACQVAYTLFHTPTKIARVREAAYLTREALFDNEAIPVDVLISPEQVVTNYIRRLIEYPGALQVIDFAEGKAQLVAVKAYYGGPLVGQQLRQLRQHMPNVDTRVAAIFRRNRPIMPKGDTIIEADDEVFFIAAKAHIRAVMSEMRRLEDSYKRVVIAGGGNIGERLAEAIESRYQVKIIEMNPARCRYLSESLDSTIVLQGSASDRDLLVEENINDADIFLALTNDDEANIMSSLLAKRLGARKVMTIINNPAYVDLVQGGEIDIAISPQLATIGTLLTHVRRGDIESVHSLRRGAAEALEVIAHGDAKSSKVIGRAIEDIALPPSTTIGAIIRHEEVLIAHDSTVIESGDHVILFVVDKKYIRDVERLFQAGLTFF
- a CDS encoding tetratricopeptide repeat protein — translated: MSTDALKKMLAKGMDNALLRFGLGKAHLDGGNAAQAAEHLQRCVEFDPGYSAAWKLLGKALQAKGDAEGARQAWQQGLKAAQAKGDKQAEKEMSVFLRKLDKPASNRG
- a CDS encoding 7-cyano-7-deazaguanine/7-aminomethyl-7-deazaguanine transporter, yielding MTLIPASVSRLVLAGLIAFHILIIIASNYLVQLPITLFGWHTTWGAFSFPFIFLATDLTVRLIGKHAARVVIARVMLPALVASYVVSVLFHEGAFGGLAALGEFNLFVFRIAVASFLAYAFGQLLDIQVFDRLRQMRQWWIAPTASTILGNLLDTYLFFSVAFWRSDDPFMAANWVEIATVDYVIKLAISLILFVPLYGMLLSAIVRALPQRTATA
- a CDS encoding C40 family peptidase; translation: MNKFFMSFCLGGVLLLGICSQASASFRMYTVPASAQAAEPEPAREVIDRALGALGTPYRWGGTSPHHGFDCSGLVQYAFKTQADLELPRTSRELSRLDAPSVKRSDLQPGDLLFFRIRSRSVDHVAIYIGDGRFVHAPRRGTKVRIDRLNNAYWQRHFQLAKRVVAQA
- a CDS encoding virulence factor family protein produces the protein MSRTTRRLGLVLLVAALGAAALIWWWSMQTAVHLQTLQIQGQPVQLLSQGEARQRVLLIAPADQALDEATLRRLAEAGDLRLLQLPFPSGDCQAQQQLIRQASEQLGGAPTLVAGIGPAAASAWRWLAAQQSDEAQALSVGFDLAKPDCAEPLPNKAEHGHWIALWNDNPGDDNARFLREQANGEPRIGALGTPLPTPLPTLLAEQLQHLLAGQGAAMPVIEHPSAQTADTLTLFYSGDGGWRDLDRASAEHMAAAGYPVVGIDTLRYYWQHKSPEQSAADLSRLMQQYRDKWHIKRFVLAGYSFGADVLPAIYNRLPASDQQQVDAMLLLAFARSGSFEIAVSGWLGKDGAEAPTGPELRGVPAAKVYCIYGSEEAAESGCTEAGAPGEQLMIEGGHHFDGDYAALAQKMLAAIKARQPR
- the mprF gene encoding bifunctional lysylphosphatidylglycerol flippase/synthetase MprF; translated protein: MSRAVPELPVQGADAPDLLTSSQPGWLQRNRHLIGLALSLLLFGLALVACWHLVREINPDQVRESLAAVPPQALLGALLATVLGFAVMLAYEWSASRYANVDLPPPTLALGGFCAFAIGNAVGLSALSGGSVRYRLYGRNGLGAGDVARMSLFASLSLGVSLPILAALAALFDLRDASAALRLPEPVLAVLAVVILLAALVVGLLVSRKRLAERPAPGCWQVDLGRFSLRLPGLRMSLTQLLISSLDVLIAASVLYLLLPEAPPFSSFVLVYMLALAAGVLSHVPGGVGVFEAVLLAAFSSRIDPAGLVAAMLLYRLLYVILPLVAAGLLLLASEARRLWFPRQVARMASGMAVPVLALLVFCAGTVLLFSGVTPTVDEHLEALGFLMPPQLIAASHLAASLVGTLCLLLAQGLRRRLSAAWALTLVLLCLGVVLSLLKGFDWLESLALAIVAGLLALFRREFYRRSRLMDVPASGLALAATVGVIATSVWLLLFAYQDVAYSHQLWWQFELDANAPRGLRAALGSALVLLAVSLTWLLRATPPSISLPDEDALLRARAIVQASRQPEGGLALSGDKALLFHPDGEAFLMYARRGRSLVALFDPIGPPAARAELIWQFRDLCDRHHARPVFYQVRAENLPGYIDIGLTALKLGEEALVDLKTFDLASNGKEMKALRYTWNRGQRDGLSLEFHAPGQVPMAELQAISDAWLQGKNVREKGFSLGRFSPEYLAHFRVVVVRFEGRAVAFANLLECETRAVASLDLMRVLPDAPKSTMEFLMLGLIQQFQSEGYARFSLGMVPLAGLQTRKGAPLPLRLGALVFDRGENFYNFQGLRRFKDKFLPQWEPRYLAVPAGLDPWVALADTAALIAGGLGGLVRR
- a CDS encoding PilZ domain-containing protein; its protein translation is MPNQRQQVRTPMKCRIKISHPSFGELLAQTRDLSDSGVYVKHPDMAGLAVGTEVIGQVQDLPFPAPVLKMEVMRVDPEGAGLRFLGEA
- a CDS encoding lysophospholipid acyltransferase — protein: MEKLKGALVVGFLRLFALLPWRAVQAVGNAIGWLMWKLPNSSRDVVRINLSKCFPELSEAERERLVGQSLKDIGKTLTESACAWIWPAQKSLKLVREVEGLEVLQQALASGKGVVGITSHLGNWEVLNHFYCNQCKPIIFYRPPKLKAVDELLQQQRVQMGNRVAPSTKEGILSVIKEVRRGGAVGIPADPEPSRSSGVFVPFLGTTALTSKFVPGMLTGGKAVGVFLHALRLPDGSGYKVILEAAPEGMYSENVEEGVAAMSEVVSRYVRSYPSQYMWSMKRFKKRPDGEAKWY
- a CDS encoding pyridoxamine 5'-phosphate oxidase family protein translates to MTTITTLDELQALYGESHERSRRKELPHLIEPYRALIQASPFVVLASAGADGLDCSPRGDTPGFVQILDEQTLLLPDRPGNNRIDSLRNIVLNPQVALLFLIPGVGESLRVNGRAEISLDPELLELGRVQGKLPRSVLRIQVQSCYFQCAKAALRSGLWDAARQVERGSLPSAGDIFRCIDETFDVAAYERDLQQRQRTSLY
- a CDS encoding DNA-3-methyladenine glycosylase I translates to MPRCFWCTDDPLYQAYHDEEWGVPQRDPRHLFEMLLLEGAQAGLSWITVLKKRERYRQVLHGFDAERLARLTDDEIEALMQDPGIIRNRLKLKAVRQNAQAWLKLDDPVTLLWSFVGGTPKINHFSERSQVPALTPEAEAMSKALKKAGFTFVGPTICYAFMQATGMVMDHTTDCDRYAQLKGS
- the glyQ gene encoding glycine--tRNA ligase subunit alpha encodes the protein MSQTKPAVRTFQDLILALQNYWAEQGCVVLQPYDMEVGAGTFHTATFLRAVGPETWNAAYVQPSRRPTDGRYGENPNRLQHYYQFQVVLKPNPENFQELYLGSLKAIGLDPEVHDIRFVEDNWESPTLGAWGLGWEIWLNGMEVTQFTYFQQVGGIECYPVTGEITYGLERLAMYLQGVDSVYDLIWTDGPFGTVTYGDVFHQNEVEQSTYNFEHANVEKLFELFDFYESEANRLIELELPLPTYEMVLKASHTFNLLDARRAISVTARQQYILRVRTLARAVAQSYLQARARLGFPMATPELRDEVLAKLEAQA